From Bicyclus anynana chromosome 18, ilBicAnyn1.1, whole genome shotgun sequence, a single genomic window includes:
- the LOC112053172 gene encoding nucleolar GTP-binding protein 1 has product MSLYNFKKIAVVPTAKDFIDIILSKTQRKTPTVVHKHYKITRIRAFYIRKVKFTQQNFHDRLSRIIQEFPKLDDVHPFYADLMNVLYDKDHYKLGLGQLNTARHLIDNVAKDYVRLLKFGDSLYRCKQLKRAALGRMATIMKRQSANLTYLEQVRQHLSRLPSIDPYTRTIIICGFPNVGKSSFINKITRADVEVQPYAFTTKSLYVGHTDYKYLRWQVIDTPGILDHPLEERNVIEMQAVTALAHLRAAILYFIDPSEQCGHSIEEQISLFESIKPLFSNKPLIVVLNKMDVIKPEELAPNKRALIEELEATCAKGNLVNADTNSELRTVPVMRMSTVTEVGVQEVKIEACERLLGHRVTEKMRTKKVDGILNRLHVAVPSPRDNKARPPVLPPGVQEKREKKAERESRKRKLEREIELEQGDDYVLDLQKNYSEIAEEERHDPIPEFWEGHNIADYIDPDIFDKLAELEKEEELRVAGGMYAVPKIELDETMKEIRELARQIRNKKAILKDESRLVKQSTKPVMPRTSRARDRDRSTTKLRDQMEKLGVDMSDTKQANFTKTRSRSRSQSAPVAKRARVDSRARSVSRPARDEQGVKDVAMQKRAKNLAHVAIARKTKKMGLKGEADRFIGTKKPKHLFAGKRGVGKTDRR; this is encoded by the exons atgAGTTTATACAACTTTAAGAAGATCGCTGTGGTCCCCACAGCTAAG GACTTTATTGATATAATTCTTTCAAAAACACAACGTAAAACACCTACAGTTGTAcacaaacattataaaataacgCGAATACGCGCATTTTATATAAGGAAAGTTAAATTTACACAACAGAATTTTCATGATAGATTATCAAGGATCATACAG GAATTCCCTAAACTAGATGATGTCCATCCGTTCTATGCAGATTTAATGAATGTATTGTATGACAAAGATCACTACAAACTTGGTCTCGGTCAGTTAAACACAGCAAGGCATCTAATAGATAA TGTTGCAAAGGATTATGTGCGCCTACTCAAATTTGGTGACTCATTGTACCGCTGTAAGCAGTTGAAGAGGGCAGCACTGGGCCGTATGGCCACCATCATGAAGAGACAATCTGCTAACCTGACTTACTTGGAACAG GTACGGCAACACTTGTCCCGTCTGCCATCTATCGACCCATACACCCGCACAATTATCATCTGTGGTTTCCCTAACGTCGGAAAGTCCAGCTTTATCAACAAG ATAACCCGAGCAGATGTGGAAGTGCAGCCATATGCATTCACAACCAAAAGTCTGTACGTAGGGCACACAGACTACAAGTACCTCAGATGGCAAGTGATTGATACGCCCGGCATCCTTGACCACCCACTCGAGGAGCGGAACGTGATAGAGATGCAGGCGGTGACAGCCCTGGCACATCTACGGGctgctattttatatttcattgaCCCTTCTGAACAGTGTGGCCACAGTATTGAGGAACag ATTTCCCTGTTTGAGAGCATCAAGCCCTTGTTCTCCAACAAGCCGCTCATAGTGGTGCTGAACAAGATGGACGTCATCAAGCCGGAAGAGCTGGCGCCCAACAAACGAGCGCTGATCGAAGAACTGGAGGCCACCTGTGCCAAGGGAAATCTTGTCAA TGCGGACACAAACTCAGAGCTGCGCACGGTGCCAGTGATGCGCATGTCCACTGTGACCGAGGTCGGGGTGCAGGAGGTGAAGATTGAGGCCTGCGAGCGGCTGCTGGGACATCGCGTCACTGAGAAGATGAGGACCAAGAAG GTGGACGGTATTCTAAACCGTCTCCACGTGGCGGTGCCTTCCCCCCGCGACAACAAGGCGCGCCCTCCGGTGTTACCCCCAGGGGTACAGGAGAAACGGGAGAAAAAAGCAGAAAGAGAGTCGAGGAAGCGGAAACTGGAGAGGGAGATTGAGTTGGAGCAGGGAGATGATTATGTATTGG atctgcagaagaactaCTCTGAGATAGCGGAGGAGGAGCGCCACGACCCTATTCCAGAGTTCTGGGAGGGACACAACATTGCAGACTACATCGATCCAGACATATTCGAC AAACTGGCCGAGCTGGAGAAGGAGGAGGAGCTGCGTGTGGCGGGCGGCATGTACGCCGTGCCCAAGATAGAGCTCGACGAGACCATGAAGGAGATCCGCGAGCTGGCGCGACAGATACG CAACAAGAAGGCGATCCTGAAGGACGAGTCTCGGCTGGTGAAGCAGTCCACCAAGCCGGTGATGCCTCGCACCAGCCGCGCGCGAGACCGCGACCGCTCCACCACCAAGCTGCGGGACCAGATGGAGAAACTTG GCGTGGACATGTCGGACACGAAGCAGGCCAACTTCACGAAGACGCGGTCGCGCTCGCGCTCGCAGTCCGCGCCCGTCGCCAAGCGCGCGCGCGTCGACTCGCGCGCGCGCTCCGTCAGCCGCCCCGCGCGCGACGAGCAGGGCGTCAAGGACGTGGCT ATGCAAAAACGTGCAAAGAACCTCGCGCACGTTGCCATCGCGAGGAAAACGAAGAAAATGGGTCTCAAGGGAGAGGCCGACAGATTCATCGGCACCAAGAAGCCCAAACATCTGTTCGCAGGCAAACGCGGCGTCGGCAAGACAGACCGCCGATAA